DNA from Archaeoglobus veneficus SNP6:
GCCAAAGCAAAGGAGAACAACGTGCCTGTAAGAGGTGAAGGTGAGAAAGCTATTGAGGAGATCCACCGCTACGTCGAGGCTGTTAGGGGAACTCAAATAGAGTCGGGGCTGCATATCTTTGCCCATCCAAACGTCGAAAAACTTGCCGAACACGTTGCGACGATTATGGCCTACGACAGTCACGAATTCCCCTCTATAAGGAGAGTGCTTGCGGAATACATCGGCCTTGACTACGACGAGATGAGGAGGAATCCTTCAGCTGTAAACAGTCTTGGAATGACGAACGCTGAAACCCTCGAACTCCTCCACAGAAAGGCAATTGCGATAATAGACGAGCTTCTAAAGCTTGAGTCGAAGGAATCGCACGACATTGCTGCAATTGTCAAGAAGCACGTTGGCAGTTTGAGGTGTTAGTATGCTTGAAGTCAAGAGGGCAGAAGAGGAGGAGAAAACCAAGAAGGTTGTTGAAGCTTTTTCCAGAGCCCTTGAAATAGCTGAGAAGATTAAGGAATGCAGAAGAGAGTACGATGGCTTTGTAAAGGGTCTCAGCGGAGAATTTGTTGAACCCGGAGCTTCAGGCTCGCTAACGAGAGGTAAAACTGAAATCCTGCCTACAGGCAGGAATTTCTTTGCCGTCGATCCTACAGCCATTCCAACGAAAGCAGCCTGGAAAATTGGAGTTGATACTGCTGAAAAGCTCATAGAGCACTACAAAGCCAAACATGGCAGGTATCCGGAGAGTGTCGGGGAATGGCTCTGGAGTATAGATGCCTACAAGGCCGACGGCGAGCAGATTGCCCAGATTCTCTATCTTCTCGGTGTAAAGCCAGTCTGGGAGTACGGAAAGGTCAGGGGGCTTGAAGTAATCCCCCTTGATGAGCTGAAGAGACCTCGTATCGACGTTGTTATTAGAATAACGGGAATTGTCCGCGATACACTGCCCAACTACATCTACATGATTGATGAGGCTGTCTCAAAGGTTGCGTTGCTTGACGAGCCTGCCGAAATGAACTACGTGAGGAAGCACTACCTCGAGCACGTCTCAAAGCTCAGAGAGCTTGGAGTTGACGAAGATCTCGCTCTCTGCAGAGTTTTCTGCTCCCCTCCCGGAACCTATGGATCTGGTGTAAATTACGCCGTCGAAGCTTCAGCCTGGCAGGATGATGAAGACCTTGCAAAGACGTGGGTTCAGTGGAGCGGGTATGCTTATACGAGAAAGCACTTCGGAAAGGGGGCTGCTGAGAGCCTCATCCTCAATCTCAAAAATGTAGATGTTGTAACTCGCAACCACATAAGCGACGAACATGACATATTCAACTGCTGCTGTTACTTCTCGTACCACGGTGGATTTTACAATACTGTGAAGACCCTCGGCGGAAGTCCAGAGATAGTTGTGGTAGATACAAAGGACGTCTCAGCAACATCCGTTAGAGAGATGAGAGATGAAATCGAGAGGATTGTGAGAGCAAAGCTTCTCAATCCCGCGTGGATCGAGGGGATGAAGCAGCACGGATATAGGGGGGCGAGCGAATTCTCAAAGAAGATTCTGCACCTCTACGGCTGGGCAGCAACGACAAAGCTCGTCGATAAATGGGTTTTTGATGAGATAGCAAATACCTACGTGCTCGATAATGAGATGCGGAAATGGTTCGAGGAGAACAACGTTTACGCCGTTGAGGAAATAGCAAGGAGACTCGTTGAGGCTGCCGAAAGAGGACTCTGGCAGGCGGACGAGGAGTTACTCGAGAAATTGAGAGAAGCCTATGGCGAGATCGAGGGTATTCTCGAAGAGTCGTTAAGCGGGGATGTGCAGGGAGGAGCTATTGACATACTTACGATGGACGACGTTGAAAACTGGGAGAAAAGCTCAAGAGATATTGTGAACGTATGGGAGAAGCTGAAAGGGTAAGGATTCTTATAATTTCACTTATTGTG
Protein-coding regions in this window:
- a CDS encoding cobaltochelatase subunit CobN; its protein translation is MLEVKRAEEEEKTKKVVEAFSRALEIAEKIKECRREYDGFVKGLSGEFVEPGASGSLTRGKTEILPTGRNFFAVDPTAIPTKAAWKIGVDTAEKLIEHYKAKHGRYPESVGEWLWSIDAYKADGEQIAQILYLLGVKPVWEYGKVRGLEVIPLDELKRPRIDVVIRITGIVRDTLPNYIYMIDEAVSKVALLDEPAEMNYVRKHYLEHVSKLRELGVDEDLALCRVFCSPPGTYGSGVNYAVEASAWQDDEDLAKTWVQWSGYAYTRKHFGKGAAESLILNLKNVDVVTRNHISDEHDIFNCCCYFSYHGGFYNTVKTLGGSPEIVVVDTKDVSATSVREMRDEIERIVRAKLLNPAWIEGMKQHGYRGASEFSKKILHLYGWAATTKLVDKWVFDEIANTYVLDNEMRKWFEENNVYAVEEIARRLVEAAERGLWQADEELLEKLREAYGEIEGILEESLSGDVQGGAIDILTMDDVENWEKSSRDIVNVWEKLKG